GTTAGTAATTCTTCACTTACTTGTGTCGCCATTGATGGCATCTCCAGGTCACAAGGTATTTATGCTATTAATGCCACATAGTTGCACGTTTTTCTACTATTTATCTATCTGTcgtttttagtttgaaaatatttctatttcctatattttaaaagAGGGGAAGGATGTTTTTTGTGGTCATTGCTTTTTCTTCCGTTTCCAGTCTCGAAATGGTCTATGCCATTTTTGTAAACCATTTGTTCGCAATGCCATTTTGTTCGCAAGAAAAGATTGTCCAGGCAAGATATTTGCGAAAGTagatttttttgttcaaattagcTGAATTAATGgacaaaataatagttttttttataatcctttttaaatatatttaattaaaaaatgacggCTATAGACTTCTGTCATTTTTTAGgataatttgttagaaaaaattattttctaagtagGAAATCTTGATCGAATTTCCTAGCCAAACATGGCTTTTGTGCAAGAGAATATAAACCTGATCGAATTCCTCAGGAATcaactaattgaaaaataaagaagttcTAGATAAACGAAATTTCAATCCACCAAAATTTACACCTTTCAAGCTAGATGGCTCTTTTATGAACTTATCGTACGTTTTTACGTTTCTCACGAAATATTTCAAGCTGGttacgaaatatttcaaaatccaaacaaaattgcCTAGTTTTCTTGTTTACAAGATAACACGCCCAGAGCattatacgcatatatatatattaaatctatacataatataaaatgaagtctcctgaaagcgtctgtatgtttgaaacagaaaaactcgagaaatacttagtTGATATTGGacatatttgtaccattttgtagggcatttattggggaaggttttagtatattgaaatcatatcaaaataaaaaaagtaattttataattgcaattttaattattttcctaattggaGAAACGTTTAAAACTGCTGGAATTGACTTAAGtgaagaatgtttttttcatggacaactttatgtggcactttcAAGAGTTGCATCCAAACAAGATCTTTTTGTCTTGGCGCCAGGAGGAAAAACAGACAATAtcgtttacaaagaaatattatgaaacaaactgaattttattttcatatcataatatgcagagttgataaacaagtgtggaacagttttgctattgtttatttttagtgaattgttttgtctatgaacatatattttcttttcctcaaaagtagtctaaatatttctgaatgtgtgcgataaaaattgttttctagttatttttgatttctaaatatatttttatgttcgtTTAATGTTGCGAGAAATACCAATGCCATATTATGTGGAGGCTAGACTTAGATTTAAAGccaatttttcctcttggatgttatgccacaaGCAATGTTATGCAAGTACtacttgtaatatatataaactattgaacgaagggtggttttgggttctaagGACCATGATTGGTGAAGAATTGCAGAAATTTTCCTGGAATCTTGTCATGAGAACAATAaaaataggtagtcttcctaaaAGAATCTACCTAAGATCATTTCTGTCGTCCATTTAGATTTTTAAGTAATCCTCATTGgattaaatatacttattaattctttattatttttcagtggaTCCGCAGAGTGTTAGGATGCCCGTCTGGTAGACAACGTCGAAACAGTTTGGCCGATATAAGATCTCGGGATAATGTTGACATAGGAGAATACGACGTAATTGACCACGAAGATACGACTGGCAGCGACTTGGAAGAAACTGTGGAATTCAACACAAGCCCAAACTCTTCTCCAAGTGTGTCACTGTGTATGTGTTCCCCGAACAAAAGTCTTCCCATATGCATTCCTAGAAAAATGAAACCGAAAAAAGACGATTACGAAGCTTTCAGAACTTCTTCGATGCGTTCTACTCTGGAAGCTGAAGATGATTATCATCATAGAAAGCCAGGGAAGTTAATGAGGTCTGTTTCTGAAGATGATATTTCGATGTCAACAATATCTTCATCATCGGATCCATCAATCATGTTCAGTATGTCGCCGGTAAAATAACAATGGTGTATTCACATCGCACACATTTTTTAAcgtaatttttattgtatagcATGTTGCAATGTTTTAACGTTGTTCTATGACTTCAAGCTCGAAATTTTTTTCCTGACTtgaaaaaactgttattttaatattaatcaataatatgcctgattttaataaattccttatCTTTACCATTTTTATGTAAGTTATTTGGATCTACATTGCGCATGTTCAGTACGATTTGTATATAATCAAATGCAAGCTAGGCAAAACGTCCATTGGAGATATATACCAGCAGATTGTAGCCTTTCGCCTTACGAGAGCTCACTTTATAccttttttaggtagattcctataggaagactatctatagcaatggttctcatgacaaaaCTTGGAGAAAACTTCCTCAGTTCTTTAGTGATCATGGTGCCTAGAACCCAAAGCcacttttcaaaagtttatatatagatataatatgaAGTATGTATGTGTATAAAGCTTTGCTTCTTGTTATATTATGAACGGGATAATTAGagtcattttgttttaattttaactggcttggactatgttgttagaaatgtaaaaaaatctccGATGAGTTCGAAAATGGATCATTCACGAACATgcttgagtttttactaaaattgtaattcaaattacaaatgGACATTACTTACTACTCATGAcaaataaactcgtcataacacaaatgttgtattttttctaTGACGAGCATACTCATCAAAAACGGTTAGCGACCTTGAGTTCCCTTGTACGAATGCTACAAAAGAAAATGGCCAGAAAGTACAATACATCGCCGTGTTTGCTAAGGAATAAGTAATGTATTCTGAggataatttagttaaaatgctaaaagtttattcaaatttgattaatgcatatatttaaacgGACATCTGATGTTACAAAATGATTATCATAAATTCCTCTTTAACCTTgccaaaatgtttataaaataaaataaaccattttcaACTGACATATATCAAAAGTTACGAGATTTATATAGAGgagattaattttaatacatccCATTTTGAAAACGTAGCCAGATATCATTTAAATAGTggaaattgaaatagaaattgtgTCAGATAACCGAATTAATCGTGTATTAAGCTCATATTCAGCTatcaaataattgatttctatattttagttgtaagatataaaatttgcCACGTAACGATAATATACCATTGCAGATCTGAAGCATTGCTTTCCTTTTTAtcacaaaagatttttaaatacatgtgCTGAAGAactgagaaaaagaaattataatattttacccAGTAAAATTTGCCTGAATAGACCAATaggaatgaaattttgcaaacgTATTTTAGTTAATTTGTATATTAGCTAATAATATGgattgttataataattaaatcaaatcaagGACACAGTAGCAATTTTAACCAGGaaactcatttataaaaatatttgtactaaaGAAATAACACCATTTTACCGGTTCTCGTCCAAAAATTACTTTGAAGCATCTGTAGCATTTTTCTTGCCTTGCCACAGCGGCGGCTTAGTAACACCTTATAACACCAACAACATTATTCTGATACTTTTATGATAGtgtccaaaatataaaatatcgaaTAACACCAGGGAGATATTTTACGATTTCTTGTTTAAATAGGGTATTGGTGGGGTATTGCTTAAAGGATTTTATGACATACTTATAAAGGatattctttgtaaaaaatataaacgtTATAGATGTTCATATTTCCTGTCGATGTTTTCCACTCTGCCTTTTTAACACtaaaatagatgatttttttaaaaaaaattacaaaaaaaatgtgcgttttgaataaatatatataattcaggaagattataaaaatatttttttggtagaattaaaaaaaaatattaaaatgtgccaaaatgactacattatgaattaaacgaTATTTCAAGGACACAAATCGCATtataataattctgcaataaaaataaatgtccttTTACACCGATATATGTTTtacaatgcaaagaaaaaaatattttaatatatttgatggtAAAAGTATTCATACAACATCTATCTTAGTATTTTTTCTAGCTCCCAGATAGTTCTTATTCTATTACTACTATTGCCATATATCgatcttttctacaaatatttattaaaaatgtatttccaatCACTCATTGTTGCTCTTTGGAACAGTCATGTGAAACTTATAAACGGAAATAAAAAGTTGTagccaaatggctacacgatgcactgTAGGATAAAAATCACAATTCGTAAACACACAACGAAGTTATTAGATACGAATTTCATCttctatatcatatatatatataaaaaaaaatccagccggcgccctggcataggggtagagcggcTTCCCCGTGAtttgagtcccggtttgggcatggttgttcttcttctgtgctctatctgtgaggtgtgtgaattgcccccctgtaaaaaggggttgtgcaagcgaatgtgaagcATGAAGTAACTAAGTCGCACTCTTGGTCGGAGTTGACGCTGCtcaaaaaacaagagacgttcactcggcttaaatcgctgacagataactgtcagtggtgCTTGTAAAATGCCATAAATCACAACCCCCCCCCCGATGTTTCCTCGACTGACATTGCAAATATCagcaataatgcaaaaaaaaaaaaaaaaatcatctaacaggtataatttgtaaatttctatcctTAGTAGTTTGGTCgttaagttttgtttttaaaatcccAATGAAGTGTAATAATCAGATTAGCAAGTTTTGGAATAAGAAGTTGACTATTTTTTCATCTGTGATCAGAAAGCCCGAACAATTTTTCTGTAATACCTCTCATTCAAAATTTCCAAGCTTTATCAAAGGAAAGATGTTTCGTCATTTAACAATAGGCTCTAGTTTCACACCTGGAATTCTCTTGTTTCTAAATCCGGGGTGATACCACAAAGCCACTGTAGCATTACTTAGGGAtcgagtttaatttagttatattaacatcccgttttaaagcaacattagggtcattttgggacagacctcggtccgcgatcagatgacgaggacagcacctgagctggcactcctctTTCCAAGCTTTCACACTACACCAGCTGGAGGACATCATTTGGTCCCGAtggcaccagaccagcttacatgacagttcttcagtggaatcgggcctcgaacctgaaacctccATCTCCGAAGCCGAGAGATTACTGGACTTGTTTAGGGTACGAAAATACATGATCCGGAGACTCGACTTCCCCAAAAACTTTAAGCTGAGATGTGCTGAGAGTAAGTTCATGATTTGACCTGGGTTACAAATCGTAAGTGAGGTCTCTATTATTtaatcatggttcaaaattaagtGATCCATCCAGCAGTAACTCTCGTATTATATCAAAATGCgatgcttatttaattaaattaaactaaaaatttgcaTTACAGTGAGCTTAGTTTGCATTACATCAGTATTTACAGACTAAACATTTGAAATGTGTAATGAATATTATACTCCTATTTCATTGCTCCAATGCTTAggaagaaatcaaattaaatatgacGAACACGGTTTAAATTTCTTGTATTAATTCGggtttcttcaatatttttgaattcttcattACTTTTCTGTGATCGGATAAATTTTTACACAACTGTGGTTTGTAATTTAAAACTCTTTGTTCTACATGGATGTCTTTAACTCCTTGaacagataatttattatttctttaaatagatgccatatttaattttaaaattttattgttatttccatTCATATCAGACACCTGAGATACATAAACTTCTCTAAGAGtttttgccttttaaattaatggctaattttttataattaaatctttttaacttcagaaaatatttatttctaacaaattcTGTAATTCGATTAACGAATATGACTAATCGCTTCCTCAAAAGATGTTAAATAAATTCGTGTTCACATTGGAGCAGCCATTAGTTGTAACAAGAGTTAATGTTGTCGATAAGTTACAACAACATTTATGTGTTTTGAGGAATCGTAGAATCTTGACGGAATCacatgattttatattatgtCAGCAACTGTCGCCGTGTAGACATAGTTTGAAGCAGCATTTACACGAGGCCAACTATAATGCGCAATATAAGGTCACGCCTACCTCAAGAGAACCACGTGATCCCATGGGGACTATAGGAAAAAGGTAGGCGTGGTCTTCTATTGCACAGTAGATGGCCTCATGTGAACGCTGCTTAACATGGAGGATATAAAGATATGCCATAATTTGTTTCAGCTGTATTCGAATCCAAATACGATGTGACAATTTCTTCCGAGGAAGTTGGTAATTTTTTGCTACATTTCCCTCTTTGTTTCTaactttcttttcctttcttattcCTCTATGGATTTTGTAAAATTCAGGATAGATTAAAGAATTATTTgtcaatgcaatatatatatatatatatatatatatatatatatatatatatatatatatatatattgatctaCAAATGCCATGAGAAAAATAGAACTAATCA
The window above is part of the Argiope bruennichi chromosome 7, qqArgBrue1.1, whole genome shotgun sequence genome. Proteins encoded here:
- the LOC129976276 gene encoding uncharacterized protein LOC129976276 isoform X1, whose translation is MDLSLRQCLLFCPVSWIYYSVMWACTGLYLLICFCFQWIRRVLGCPSGRQRRNSLADIRSRDNVDIGEYDVIDHEDTTGSDLEETVEFNTSPNSSPSVSLCMCSPNKSLPICIPRKMKPKKDDYEAFRTSSMRSTLEAEDDYHHRKPGKLMRSVSEDDISMSTISSSSDPSIMFSMSPVK
- the LOC129976276 gene encoding uncharacterized protein LOC129976276 isoform X2; amino-acid sequence: MLGIHTQWIRRVLGCPSGRQRRNSLADIRSRDNVDIGEYDVIDHEDTTGSDLEETVEFNTSPNSSPSVSLCMCSPNKSLPICIPRKMKPKKDDYEAFRTSSMRSTLEAEDDYHHRKPGKLMRSVSEDDISMSTISSSSDPSIMFSMSPVK